Proteins encoded together in one Telopea speciosissima isolate NSW1024214 ecotype Mountain lineage chromosome 4, Tspe_v1, whole genome shotgun sequence window:
- the LOC122658310 gene encoding calreticulin-like isoform X1 — MLLRAVIGRVVSRSFLATMATPWKSPILFGMVALTILSIVSAEVYFEERFEDGWENRWVKSDWKRDDNMAGEWNYTSGKWNGDSSDKGIQTSEDHRFYAISAEFPELSNKDKTLVFQFSVKHEQKLDCGGGYMKLLSGEFDQKKFGGETPYSIMFGPDICGYSTKKVHAILTRSGTNHLIKKDVACETDQLTHVYTFILRPDATYKILIDNVEKQSGSIYSDWDILPPKKIKDPEAKKPEDWDDKEYIPDPEDKKPEGYDDIPKEIPDSDAKKPEDWDDEEDGEWTAPTIPNPEYKGPWKANKIKNPNYKGKWKAPMIDNPDFKDVPDIYVYANLKYVGIELWQVKSGTLFDNVLICDDPEYAKKLAEETWGKNKDAEKAAFDEAEKKREQEEAKDDPVDSDDENEDDESDDAEGDKPDSDDTESSKTEEDDDDVHDEL; from the exons ATGCTCCTCAGAGCTGTGATCGGAAGAGTGGTGTCTCGTTCGTTTCTTGCTACAATGGCGACTCCGTGGAAAAGCCCTATTCTTTTCGGCATGGTCGCCCTTACCATTCTCTCAATTGTTTCTGCGGAAGTGTATTTCGAGGAGCGCTTCGAAG ATGGGTGGGAGAACCGGTGGGTCAAATCCGATTGGAAGAGAGATGATAACATGGCTGGGGAGTGGAATTACACTTCCGGTAAATGGAATGGAGACTCTAGTGATAAAG GTATCCAGACCAGTGAAGACCACCGGTTTTATGCAATCTCAGCTGAGTTCCCTGAGCTAAGTAATAAGGATAAGACTTTGGTTTTCCAGTTCTCTGTAAAACATGAGCAAAAACTTGACTGTGGTGGTGGCTACATGAAGTTGCTTAGTGGTGAATTTGATCAAAAGAAATTTGGTGGTGAGACCCCTTATAG TATCATGTTTGGACCAGATATCTGTGGCTACAGCACCAAGAAAGTTCATGCTATACTTACACGCAGTGGAACAAACCACCTTATCAAGAAGGATGTTGCTTGTGAGACTGACCAGCTGACTCATGTGTATACTTTCATCCTCCGGCCAGATGCTACTTATAAAATCCTTATCGACAATGTGGAGAAACAATCTGGGAGTATATATAGTGATTGGGATATCCTCCCtccaaagaaaatcaaagatcCTGAAGCTAAGAAA CCAGAAGATTGGGATGACAAGGAATATATTCCTGATCCTGAAGATAAGAAACCTGAG GGGTATGATGACATTCCAAAGGAGATACCTGATTCTGATGCCAAGAAG CCAGAGGATTGGGACGATGAGGAAGATGGTGAATGGACAGCACCAACCATCCCCAACCCAGAGTACAAGGGTCCATGGAAGGCAAAT aaaataaagaacccCAACTACAAGGGCAAATGGAAGGCACCAATGATTGATAACCCAG ATTTCAAGGATGTCCCAGATATTTATGTTTATGCCAATTTGAAATATGTTGGCATCGAGTTGTGGCAG GTAAAGTCAGGGACGTTGTTTGATAATGTTTTAATTTGTGATGATCCGGAATATGCAAAAAAGCTTGCCGAAGAAACATGGGGCAAAAACAAAGAT GCTGAGAAGGCAGCATTTGATGAGgctgagaaaaagagagagcagGAG GAAGCGAAGGATGATCCAGTTGATTCTGAT GATGAGAATGAGGATGATGAAAGTGACGATGCTGAAGGCGATAAACCTGATAGTGATGACACTGAAAGCAGCAAGAccgaagaagatgatgatgatgtgcaT GATGAGCTATAA
- the LOC122657402 gene encoding pentatricopeptide repeat-containing protein At3g62470, mitochondrial-like: MVPSMTRMARHRIFVRFFNFLEIQISHLNGHCCCSSSELCFGDQRRSRRQRRFRGQQMCLRNGSSLSLPRHNYSPPHHRIDRSHSEVSYSLSHTFPQSLKSVLQEELQVLSSMVLDSRSFSRVSGADTRTEEYVDNYATGHSKDHVSVPFRWLHFSLLSPQSSLQKIMPVLNYRTLSGVSKGKTETVEETEQTWDDDDDDDESQEESDESVCKVIEELFTSDRNVEAALDQSAIDLSCDLVLDLLAQFRNAWRPTFWSFCWAGQRPGFLNDSSTYGSMMGIIRKTMQFKSMLAMLEEMRNKRLQTIERLSISVQAFAAAREVKRAIEIFESMRRHNFRVEVGTFICLLNAPGRAMFGKLKISLRKRIDLHQTYRSVQFSPYWMV; this comes from the exons ATGGTTCCATCAATGACAAGAATGGCAAGACATCGGATTTTTGTCCGCTTTTTTAACTTCCTTGAGATTCAAATCTCTCATCTCAAtggccattgctgctgctcctctTCCGAGCTATGCTTTGGAGATCAGAGACGATCCAGACGACAAAGACGATTTCGTGGACAGCAAATGTGCCTTCGTAATGGTAGCTCTTTGTCCTTGCCTCGTCATAATTATTCTCCTCCTCATCATCGTATCGATCGTTCTCATAGTGAAGTTTCATATAGTCTGTCACACACCTTTCCACAGTCTCTCAAGTCTGTTTTACAAGAAGAATTGCAAGTCTTGAGTTCCATGGTTTTAGATTCTAGGAGTTTCTCTAGGGTTTCAGGGGCAGATACAAGAACCGAGGAATATGTTGACAACTATGCAACTGGTCATAGTAAGGATCATGTCTCTGTTCCATTTCGTTGGCTACACTTCTCTCTGCTGTCTCCCCAGTCTAGTTTGCAAAAAATAATGCCAGTTTTGAATTATAGGACTCTTTCCGGCGTTTCAAAGGGAAAAACAGAAACAGTTGAAGAAACAGAACAAACTtgggatgatgatgatgatgatgatgaaagcCAGGAGGAGAGTGATGAAAG TGTGTGCAAGGTGATTGAAGAGCTGTTTACATCAGATCGAAACGTTGAAGCGGCTCTTGATCAAAGTGCGATCGATCTCTCTTGTGACCTCGTTCTTGATCTGTTAGCTCAGTTCCGAAATGCTTGGAGGCCAACATTTTGGTCCTTCTGCTGGGCTGGGCAACGACCAGGATTCTTAAATGATTCTAGTACATATGGTTCCATGATGGGAATTATCCGGAAGACGATGCAGTTCAAGAGCATGTTGGCGATGCTTGAAGAAATGAGGAATAAACGGCTTCAAACAATTGAGAGGCTCTCCATTTCTGTACAGGCTTTTGCTGCTGCACGAGAGGTGAAGAGGGCTATAGAGATTTTTGAATCGATGAGAAGGCACAACTTCAGAGTGGAGGTTGGTACCTTTATTTGCTTGCTTAATGCCCCTGGAAGGGCAATGTTTGGAAAACTCAAGATCTCTTTGAGAAAAAGGATCGATCTCCACCAGACTTACAGATCAGTGCAGTTCTCCCCTTACTGGATGGTGTGA